Proteins encoded within one genomic window of Acidobacteriota bacterium:
- a CDS encoding sulfite exporter TauE/SafE family protein: MEGSSFAIFSALWLGILTSISPCPLATNIAAVSFISRNLESSKRVLWSGLLYAAGRMLAYVVIAVLAVASLLSLPEVSFFLEKNMHRIIGPLLIVVGVILLDVLPISFSASPVGVGFQEKAGKWGMWGAGLLGIVFALTFCPLSAALFFGSLIPLAVDGRSAVLLPSVYGLGTALPVVAFALVMVSSVKSIGKVFNRLTQVEKWVRKLTAVVFIGAGVYLLLKNILGF, encoded by the coding sequence ATGGAAGGGTCCTCTTTCGCGATATTTTCCGCGCTCTGGCTCGGCATCCTGACCTCCATCAGTCCCTGCCCCCTGGCCACCAACATCGCCGCGGTTTCCTTCATCAGCCGGAACCTGGAGTCCTCGAAAAGGGTTCTCTGGAGCGGCCTGCTCTACGCCGCGGGACGGATGCTGGCCTACGTCGTGATCGCCGTCCTGGCGGTAGCCAGCCTTCTCTCGCTCCCCGAGGTCTCCTTCTTTCTCGAAAAAAACATGCACAGGATCATCGGGCCGCTGCTGATTGTGGTGGGGGTGATCCTGCTCGACGTGCTCCCGATCTCCTTTTCGGCGTCCCCTGTCGGCGTCGGGTTCCAGGAGAAGGCGGGAAAATGGGGGATGTGGGGGGCCGGGCTGCTCGGAATCGTTTTCGCCCTCACCTTCTGTCCCCTTTCGGCCGCCCTCTTTTTCGGCAGCCTGATCCCCCTGGCCGTCGACGGCCGCTCCGCGGTGCTCCTCCCATCCGTCTACGGCCTCGGCACGGCGCTGCCGGTCGTGGCCTTCGCCCTGGTGATGGTCTCGAGCGTGAAGTCGATCGGCAAGGTGTTCAACCGTCTGACGCAGGTCGAAAAATGGGTACGCAAGCTGACGGCCGTGGTTTTCATCGGGGCGGGTGTGTATCTCCTCCTGAAAAATATCCTGGGATTCTGA